A genome region from Hymenobacter tibetensis includes the following:
- a CDS encoding ATP-binding protein, giving the protein MISRLLFWLLLVLPVVRAVGQSPQTAALEQELARTTTDTSRVLLLANLSATYRYSHFDSVQKYAQQGLRLARRIGYHKGEGRCLSRLAILYSERGNLPEALRLNLQALQLNQQSNDLEGKSRTFNQTGLLYFALDDFRPSLHYYFQARAMYQQARVNDPSQLASILTNMGASYEGLGLLDSASYYLHQAYALARTPPAAGWSCWGNPRPYILREIGLLQAARGMMNSAVQHYHLSARAALPENDLRCRCRAFQYMAELYFRRHQADSSIFYARKSLAVGQTLPFIVGVLRTSTLLADAFRARGQDDSTLKYMSIMLTAQDSLHNPQRIKQLDAIGFQEQQRLQQLEAENAQFTATVRTYVLWVGLGILLLIALFLWRHNWHQQRANQRLQQLNQQIGQQKEELTKQRDTLASIVQQLRTTQSQLVLREKMASLGELMAGVAHELKNPMSSVKNFAAISVGLCQELREELAKVPLPIDDQQIIDDMFQNLSQYQSKIVLHSKQAEGFVSSMLDYSSTGPAQRQATNLNVLANEYMRLTYHDLRIKNRHFNAALFSHPDETLPEVSVVRQELGRVLVSLFTTAFHGVHQRQRQATDEEYVPQITLSTHHRGDHAEIRVRDNGPGIAEEGIADIFQRFFTTKPDGEGLGLGLWVSYDIITRSHGGTLEVTSQPGEYTEFIITLPLQGKPPVPAAWTN; this is encoded by the coding sequence ATGATTTCACGATTACTTTTCTGGCTTCTGCTTGTACTGCCGGTTGTACGAGCGGTAGGCCAGAGCCCACAAACAGCAGCCTTAGAGCAGGAGTTAGCCCGGACCACCACCGACACCAGCCGGGTGCTGCTGTTAGCCAACCTGAGCGCAACCTACCGCTACTCCCATTTCGATTCGGTGCAGAAGTACGCCCAGCAGGGCTTGCGGCTTGCTCGGCGCATCGGCTACCACAAGGGCGAAGGCCGGTGCCTTTCACGGTTGGCCATCTTGTATTCCGAGCGTGGTAACCTACCCGAAGCGTTACGCCTGAATCTGCAGGCCCTACAGCTCAACCAGCAAAGCAACGACCTTGAAGGCAAGTCCCGCACCTTCAACCAAACAGGGCTGCTGTACTTTGCCCTCGACGATTTTCGACCTTCGCTGCACTATTATTTTCAAGCCCGCGCCATGTATCAGCAGGCCCGTGTCAATGATCCTTCGCAGCTAGCCAGCATTCTAACCAACATGGGTGCCAGCTACGAAGGGCTGGGCTTACTCGACTCGGCGTCCTACTACTTGCACCAGGCGTACGCGCTTGCTCGCACCCCACCTGCTGCAGGGTGGAGCTGCTGGGGCAACCCCCGGCCCTACATTCTGCGTGAAATAGGGCTGCTGCAAGCAGCGCGGGGTATGATGAACTCGGCTGTGCAGCATTATCACTTGAGTGCTCGGGCGGCGCTGCCTGAAAACGACTTACGATGCCGCTGCCGCGCTTTTCAGTACATGGCCGAGCTCTACTTCCGTCGGCACCAAGCTGATTCCAGCATTTTCTATGCCCGAAAATCATTGGCGGTGGGCCAGACGCTGCCTTTCATAGTGGGGGTGCTGCGCACCAGCACCCTACTGGCTGATGCCTTTCGGGCCCGCGGCCAAGACGATAGCACCTTGAAATACATGAGCATCATGCTCACCGCGCAGGATAGCTTGCACAATCCGCAGCGCATCAAACAGCTTGATGCCATTGGTTTCCAGGAGCAGCAGCGCTTGCAGCAACTGGAAGCCGAAAATGCTCAGTTCACGGCCACAGTCCGTACGTACGTGCTATGGGTAGGCCTGGGCATTCTTCTTCTGATAGCTCTATTCTTGTGGCGCCACAACTGGCATCAACAGCGGGCCAACCAGCGCCTACAGCAGTTAAATCAGCAGATCGGTCAGCAGAAAGAAGAACTAACCAAACAACGAGACACGCTGGCTAGTATCGTCCAGCAACTGCGCACCACTCAGAGCCAGTTGGTACTGCGCGAGAAAATGGCTTCGTTAGGCGAATTGATGGCGGGTGTAGCGCACGAGCTCAAAAACCCGATGAGCAGCGTGAAAAACTTTGCGGCTATCAGCGTGGGGCTGTGTCAGGAATTGCGCGAAGAGTTAGCTAAAGTACCACTGCCCATTGATGATCAGCAGATTATCGATGATATGTTCCAGAACCTAAGCCAGTACCAGTCCAAGATTGTGCTGCACAGCAAGCAGGCAGAGGGCTTTGTGAGCAGCATGCTCGACTACTCCAGCACGGGTCCGGCTCAGCGCCAGGCCACCAACCTCAACGTGCTGGCCAACGAATACATGCGCCTCACCTACCACGACTTACGCATCAAAAACCGCCACTTCAACGCCGCCCTGTTTTCGCACCCCGACGAAACGCTCCCTGAAGTGTCGGTGGTTCGGCAAGAGTTGGGCCGGGTGTTGGTTAGCTTGTTCACTACTGCTTTCCACGGTGTGCATCAGCGCCAGCGCCAAGCCACTGATGAAGAATACGTACCCCAGATTACGCTTAGCACCCATCACCGTGGGGACCACGCCGAAATCAGGGTGCGCGACAATGGCCCTGGCATAGCCGAAGAAGGTATTGCCGACATCTTTCAGCGCTTTTTCACCACCAAACCCGACGGCGAAGGGCTTGGCCTTGGGTTATGGGTTAGCTATGATATCATCACGCGCAGCCACGGCGGCACACTGGAAGTCACCAGCCAGCCCGGCGAATACACCGAATTTATCATCACCTTACCCCTGCAAGGCAAGCCTCCTGTTCCCGCTGCCTGGACTAACTGA
- a CDS encoding M28 family peptidase, protein MRRHLLTLVGTPQPRNYLHPASLNQAGEYILQQLQAAGARTAEQPYEVKGQLYRNLIGSFGPEAGPRLIIGAHYDVCGEQPGTDDNGSGVAALLELARLLGQQPSLPYRIDLVAYTLEEPPFFRTPHMGSYVHAQSLHAAGVPVRGMIALEMLGYYDDRKGSQRYPFSPLKLIFGSRGNYVTVAQKFGNGRFGRQFARRYRAAAALPVKRFKAPAWLPGIDFSDHLNYWQFNYSAVLLTDTAFYRNQHYHEPTDTLDRLDMRRLGLSVDAVLAVLLHP, encoded by the coding sequence TTGCGCCGTCACTTGCTCACGCTTGTTGGCACCCCGCAACCCCGTAACTACCTGCACCCAGCCAGCCTCAACCAGGCCGGCGAGTACATCTTGCAACAATTGCAAGCGGCTGGTGCACGTACCGCTGAGCAGCCATATGAGGTAAAAGGCCAACTGTACCGCAACCTGATTGGGAGTTTCGGCCCCGAAGCCGGCCCCCGCCTCATTATTGGGGCGCATTATGATGTATGCGGCGAGCAGCCCGGCACCGACGATAACGGGAGTGGCGTAGCTGCTTTGTTGGAGCTGGCCCGCCTGTTAGGCCAGCAGCCAAGCCTGCCTTACCGAATTGATTTGGTGGCATACACGTTGGAAGAGCCTCCTTTTTTTCGGACTCCGCACATGGGTAGCTACGTTCACGCCCAATCATTGCATGCGGCGGGAGTGCCCGTACGAGGCATGATAGCGCTGGAAATGCTGGGCTATTACGATGACCGGAAAGGCAGCCAGCGCTATCCGTTCAGCCCATTAAAGCTGATTTTTGGTAGCCGGGGAAACTACGTGACCGTCGCGCAGAAATTTGGCAACGGGCGCTTCGGCCGGCAGTTTGCTCGGCGCTACCGGGCAGCGGCCGCACTGCCCGTAAAACGGTTCAAGGCACCTGCCTGGCTGCCTGGTATCGACTTCTCCGACCACCTCAACTATTGGCAGTTCAACTACTCGGCAGTGCTCCTCACCGACACCGCCTTCTACCGTAATCAGCACTACCATGAGCCCACTGATACGCTCGACCGGCTGGATATGCGCCGGTTGGGACTGTCGGTGGATGCTGTGTTGGCGGTGTTGCTCCATCCCTGA
- a CDS encoding DUF2490 domain-containing protein: MIKLPLVIGLYLLTATGFGQALPRLLDHNALGWTVYSGDHQVSKRWTIHTEYQLRRVKLLGTQQQHLARLGVGHKLTDRVTVSGGYTYFQTHEYGRYPTVVGKPQPEQRLYQDVTLADEVGRLQLSQRLRLEQRWLGQRAAEGTGNVQDWEYQHRIRYQLAGSFPLQGPTIDDGEWYLNAFDELFISFGRNVGNNVFNQNRISGGLGYQFSSKAKVELNYLNQVTQHAEPDPASGRPVFEINNGFRVNILYDLDFTTREE; this comes from the coding sequence ATGATAAAATTGCCGCTCGTAATTGGGCTTTATTTGCTAACTGCCACCGGATTTGGGCAAGCCCTGCCGCGCTTGCTTGACCATAATGCCCTGGGCTGGACGGTGTACTCCGGCGACCACCAAGTCAGTAAGAGGTGGACAATCCATACTGAATATCAGCTGCGGCGGGTGAAGCTTCTAGGCACGCAGCAGCAGCACCTAGCACGGCTAGGAGTAGGGCACAAGCTCACGGACCGGGTGACGGTAAGCGGAGGGTACACCTACTTTCAAACGCACGAATACGGCCGCTATCCTACCGTAGTGGGCAAGCCCCAGCCCGAGCAGCGGCTCTATCAGGACGTAACGCTGGCAGATGAAGTAGGGCGCCTGCAACTCTCGCAACGCCTGCGCCTAGAACAACGCTGGCTGGGCCAACGAGCCGCTGAAGGCACCGGCAACGTGCAAGACTGGGAGTATCAGCACCGAATCCGGTACCAACTGGCGGGGAGCTTCCCGCTGCAAGGCCCCACCATCGACGACGGGGAATGGTACCTCAATGCCTTCGACGAGTTGTTTATCAGCTTCGGGCGCAATGTGGGCAACAACGTGTTCAACCAAAACCGGATTTCTGGTGGCCTGGGCTACCAGTTCAGCAGCAAAGCCAAGGTCGAACTCAACTACCTCAACCAAGTAACGCAACACGCCGAGCCGGACCCCGCCAGTGGACGGCCCGTGTTTGAAATCAATAACGGCTTCCGAGTGAACATCCTCTACGACCTAGATTTTACTACGAGAGAGGAATAG
- a CDS encoding IS1/IS1595 family N-terminal zinc-binding domain-containing protein produces the protein MSQLTCPKCESKEATKSGVVGGRQRYKCKNCGYHFSVAKAGKEINSYYVIKALQLYVEGVSYREIERLLGVSHVSVMNWVKKYGMKAPRQTEYHPTYKILNQKELTEYFQNTNNLKGAGLVVTELGDKYMMIRWERFRQG, from the coding sequence ATGTCACAACTTACATGCCCAAAGTGCGAATCCAAGGAAGCTACCAAAAGTGGAGTGGTAGGCGGCAGACAACGCTATAAGTGCAAGAATTGTGGGTATCACTTCTCGGTAGCCAAGGCAGGCAAGGAGATTAATTCCTATTACGTCATCAAAGCACTACAGCTATACGTGGAAGGCGTAAGCTACCGTGAGATTGAGCGGTTGCTGGGGGTTAGCCACGTGAGCGTGATGAACTGGGTGAAAAAGTACGGCATGAAAGCTCCCCGCCAGACAGAATATCATCCAACGTATAAAATACTCAACCAGAAAGAGTTGACGGAGTATTTCCAGAATACAAACAACCTGAAAGGAGCCGGGCTAGTGGTGACTGAGTTGGGCGACAAATACATGATGATCCGGTGGGAACGGTTTCGGCAAGGGTAG
- a CDS encoding MFS transporter, whose amino-acid sequence MNQNLPNRDSGAYSGAAPLAGTTDDAVTHDNNAVSTSKIWQVITASSVGTVIEWYDFYIFGSLAAIIGPVLFGTTGKIEDTILGTLAVFGAGFIVRPFGAVFFGRIGDLVGRKYTFLLTLLIMGGATFVTGLIPSYDKIGVAAPIIVTLLRLLQGLALGGEYGGATTYVAEHSPDNKRGYYTSFIQITATAGLFISVLVIIVTRKSLGEEAFKEWGWRIPFLLSGALVIASYYIRRKLHESPLFAKAKAEGKTSTSPLRESFVNPVNRRLVLISLFGATMGQGVVWYTGQFYAYSFMQNSLKLDLVDASIVLCVALLLATPFFVYFGSLSDRIGRKKIIMMGLLCGALFTIPIFYGLKAFAGPLTEVTAATVDATGKAVPAVMKALSPSLVPMTALVFCLVLFVTMAYGPIAAYLVELFPTKVRYTSLSLPYHIGNGVFGGFVPFIATALTLAAAAQPEGTLLKTYSSFAGLLYPVIIALICWFIGTALMKDVRNVRLMEEGSGDVR is encoded by the coding sequence ATGAACCAGAACCTCCCTAATCGTGACTCAGGGGCCTATTCAGGGGCTGCCCCTCTAGCGGGCACCACCGACGACGCGGTAACGCACGACAACAACGCCGTTTCCACCAGCAAAATCTGGCAGGTAATTACCGCCTCGTCGGTGGGCACTGTTATCGAGTGGTACGACTTCTACATCTTCGGTTCGCTGGCCGCTATTATCGGGCCGGTGCTGTTCGGTACTACGGGCAAAATCGAGGATACCATCTTGGGTACGCTGGCCGTGTTTGGTGCCGGTTTCATTGTGCGGCCGTTTGGGGCGGTGTTCTTCGGCCGCATCGGCGACCTGGTGGGCCGCAAGTACACGTTCCTGCTGACCCTGCTGATTATGGGCGGCGCTACGTTTGTAACCGGCCTGATTCCGAGTTACGACAAAATTGGAGTGGCGGCGCCCATCATCGTGACACTGCTGCGCTTGTTGCAAGGCTTGGCGCTGGGCGGCGAATACGGGGGCGCTACCACGTATGTGGCCGAGCACTCACCCGACAACAAGCGGGGCTACTACACCTCGTTTATTCAGATTACGGCTACGGCCGGTCTGTTTATAAGCGTACTGGTTATCATCGTTACGCGTAAGAGCCTCGGCGAAGAAGCCTTCAAAGAGTGGGGCTGGCGGATTCCGTTTCTACTGTCGGGGGCCTTGGTAATTGCCTCGTACTATATCCGGCGCAAGCTACACGAGTCGCCGCTGTTCGCTAAGGCTAAAGCCGAAGGGAAGACCAGCACGAGCCCACTGCGGGAGTCGTTTGTGAACCCCGTAAACCGCCGGTTGGTGTTGATTTCGCTGTTCGGCGCTACTATGGGCCAGGGGGTAGTATGGTACACGGGGCAGTTCTACGCGTACTCGTTCATGCAGAACTCGCTGAAGCTTGACCTTGTGGATGCCAGTATTGTGCTTTGCGTTGCGCTGCTGCTCGCTACGCCGTTCTTCGTGTACTTCGGTAGCCTCTCCGACCGGATTGGCCGCAAGAAAATCATCATGATGGGCCTGCTGTGTGGTGCGCTCTTCACGATTCCAATCTTCTACGGCCTCAAAGCGTTTGCTGGTCCCCTGACGGAAGTAACCGCGGCCACTGTGGATGCCACCGGCAAAGCCGTGCCTGCCGTGATGAAAGCCCTTTCGCCAAGCCTAGTACCCATGACCGCGCTGGTGTTCTGCCTGGTGCTGTTCGTGACCATGGCGTACGGCCCCATTGCCGCTTATTTGGTGGAGCTGTTCCCAACCAAAGTGCGCTACACCTCGCTTTCGTTGCCGTACCACATCGGCAACGGCGTTTTCGGGGGCTTCGTGCCGTTCATTGCCACGGCCCTCACGCTGGCTGCTGCTGCGCAACCCGAAGGCACTCTGCTTAAAACCTACAGCAGCTTTGCTGGCCTGCTCTACCCAGTTATCATTGCCCTGATTTGCTGGTTCATTGGCACGGCCCTGATGAAGGATGTGCGCAACGTACGGTTGATGGAAGAAGGCTCCGGCGACGTTCGGTAG